AAATTACTTAAGCATAACATCAGCTATTATTACCATAAGTACGTGGATTTCTGTTCTTCAAGGAAAGAAGATACGAAAAAAGGGAACAAGTTACTACATAAACATAGATCACGTTTATTATAAATTCTGTGACCGTTTATTATAAACGTCCCCTTCGTTTATTATAAACTCAAAAATAAAAAATCATGGGAAATGAATTAAAATTATGCAACAAAAAAGGTTGCAAACTCCATAAAGTTTGCAACCTTTGCTCTATATTTATCCTTCTGATCTCTAGAACGAGCTAAAGAAATATGTTATATTAGTCCTAATATTATACCATTTATCATTCGTTTTACACTCATATTTTATCTATTTTTTCATTCATTATTCATTGGTTTCATACTTTCCCGAACTACAAATATACAACATAAAAAAGCATTTGTCAAGTCCCAAACAGATTTTAACCGCCTGCTTTCCGGGAATATGAACGTCTTTGTTATTTTTCCGGAATCACTTCATTCAGGCAGGCTATAGCGTTGAGAGTACGTGGATAGCCGATGTAAGGCAAAAGCTGCGTCACGACAGCCAGCAAAGTATCTTTATTATTACCTACATTGACATTTCCCTGTATGTGCCCTTTCACCTGTGATTCACAGCCTCCCAAGGAAACAAGGATGGAGAACGTCAGTAGTTCCCGTGTCTTCACGTCCAGTCCACCGCGTGTCTGGTAGTCTCCGAAGCAGTTGGCGGAGAGATAACGCTGGATATGCTTTTGGTTTTCGGGAGCATTTTTATGCATTTGGTCGATCCGTTCGCCGAAAATGGATTTCTGCAACGCCAGTCCTTTGTCGAAACGGGTTTCGGCAGAAACGACCGCTTGTCCCTCTAAAGGAAGACGTACACCGTGGGCAAGCAGCGCCTCATTAGTGATGCCGACAAAGTCCATCACTTTAGCCATGCCTGCATAGGCTACTGCCTGGTAAAGGATTTCCTTTATTTCTATCGGAGTAATACCTGCATTGAGAGCGCTTTCAAGCATCATCCGGTATTCGGTCTGTGCCTGTGAGGCAATATTGGATGCCAATGTTACCATGAGCCGGGTTTTAGTATCCAGGTTGCCGTATTGCTGCACCTCCTTTGTGAAATTGCCGAATATTGCATCCAGTTCGGGGTCGGTGGCGCTTAATCCGGTTCCTCCGTTATCTTTCGTAGCTTCGGCATACTGCTGGTCGTCTACCTGTTCCAGCCAAATATTCTTGTTGGTCTGCGGATTGCAGCCGATAGCCAGATGCGAAAACCAACTATCGGGGGCGGCACCGTGCCAATGTTCTATGTCCGGTGCTATTTCAACCACATCACCGGGGAGCAGGCGGCGTGCCGCTTTGCCACGTTCCTGATAATACCCCACACCCCCGACAGCAATGAGGATTTGTCCGCCCGTATGGCTGTGCCAGTTATTTCGGCAGCCGGGTTCAAAAGTAACGTTGGACATGGGTACATTCAAGTCTTTATTACCGGTCAGCGGTGCCAGCCAGGATTCTCCTGTAAAATATTGCTTGAATCCCGTATTTTCCTTTCCCAACGGAAATGCGCTGATGTTCTGAGGTACTTCTTCTTTCTTCATACTCTGTGCATTTATAGATTGCATCGGAATTTGCAGAAATCCGATGACTGTTACAAAAATAAAAAATAATTTTCTCATACTGTGACGTCCATGGTTTATTATTTAAGAACTCTCTGATAATGCAAAGTTAGCTGTTCTGATCCAACTCTTTATAATACAAATTACGGATATAAAAACCAAAATTACAGATTTATAGTACTGCCTATCATTTACTTCATCTTCAGTCCGGGAATGAGTGGCGTAGCATCAATCAGTTCGAGCATCTGCACCATATCAAGTGTACCTTCTTTGTACTTCTTAAAATGAGGTGTGGCAATATGACTCTTATAGGCCGCTTCATCGGCATAGATTTCAAGAATAGTCACGTGGTTGGGGCGTTCTTTCTCCGCTACGGCATACAGTACCAATACGCCCGGTTCCAACCGCATCGAGACTTCGATCTCCTCTTTCAGATAAGCATTGTACTCTTCCAGCCGTTCCGGATCGATTATGATGCGTGACAACCGCACCATATTGTTCTCGGCGGCGGATGGTTCGACCGGTCTGATTACGTTTGCCGAAGCGGTTGCTGCAAACAATAGAAAAATAATCAGTAACTTCTTCATTTTGCTAATTTATTGTCGTTCGAATTTCACTGCCACATTGCCCGGAACGTTCAATGCATCTATTCCGTTACCGTCAATGCGCCCAATCTTTATCAAGTCATTGCTTTGCGACCCGCTTTTACAGAAGATCGCCACATTATTCCACGGCACATAGATTGTAATATCACCGGGCACAGGTGCACAGCCACGGGGCACTCCTGCCGTAGTCAGTGCAGGCGACGGATAGAAAATTTTCTCTGTGATATTATTATAATCATTCAGCGTCACTTCAAGCGGCAGACGTGAAAGAAAGTCCTGCGCCGCGGCATTGTCTTCCATCGTAGCAGTAATGGTACGGTTACCGACTGTAATCTTCACATTCGTAGAAGTAGACGGATAATTGTTTTCCCGACTCGCACCGAGTGTTTCGAGCCATGTCCGTATCCGGTTTCCCATCTGCGAAAGTGTCGAAGAAGTCAGAAGCAATGTTTCGGTGAAAGTGGCACCGGAGCAAAGTGTCCGCGCCTCGTCAACTGATGCAGAGATGCCGCTGCTGCCACTGCTGGCAAAAAGAGCGATACGCTTACCTGCAAGTTTCGAAGCATGATTATGCAGGAATGTCTGCATCGGTGTGGCCATGCTACCGTACCAAATCGGATAGCCGACAAACACGATATCATAGTTGCCGAAATCTTCAACCGAAGTTTTAATCGCCGGATAATTCCCCTGACGGATAGCAGCCAGTTCTTCCTGTGCACGGTTGAGCATCCCATTATAATCGCTTTCATAAGGTGTTTGCGGTTCCACTTCCAGGATATCGCAATCGAGTGTTTGCTGAATCTGTTGCGCCATACGCTCCGTGCTGCCGGTGCGCGAACAGTAAAGTACCAGATATCGCCCGTTACCGCCCGGAATGGGGTTTGTCGGGTTTGTAGAATCGTCCTCGTCTCCACCGTCGGAATTTCCCGGTTGTCCCGGCTGTTCCGGAAGAATCGGATCAGCGTTTGAGCCGTCGCAAGCCGCCATCGGCATCATCGTCAGCATCATCAATGGAATTAATAGAATCTTTTTCATATTACTATCTCTTTTCAATGTTAAATTACCGGTTACAAAGTTACGGGGAATGGTCCAGCCCGGATGTAGACGATTTACGGATATTTATACCCCAATCATGGATTTTGATGGGAGAGTAAAAATTTTAAAGAGAAAAGAATTATATTTGTAACGCATTAAAAAAACAGATTGTGATATGGAAGAGAATACTAAAGAAATGATTGTAATAGACAGCGTTGACCGTTACAACGAAATCTTCGGGCTTGAAACCAGACATCCGTTAGTCAGCATCATCGATCTGGCCAAATCCACTACGTGGCCCACACGTGCGTGGTTTCGTTACGAAGTATATGCACTATACTTGAAAAATGTAAAATGTGGTGATATTAAATATGGGCGCCAATATTACGACTATCAAGACGGAACCATTGTCTGTTTCGCTCCCGGACAAATCACCGACCTGGAAATGCTGCCAAATATTCAACCCAACGCGCATGGTATTCTTTTTCATCCCGACCTTATACGTGGCACTGCGCTCGGACAAGAAATAAAGAAATACTCCTTCTTCTCCTACGAAACCAACGAAGCACTCCACATTTCCGAAGAAGAGCGGCAAACAGTGATGGACTGCCTGCAAAAAATCACCATCGAACTGGAACATTCCATCGACAAACACAGCCGCCGACTAATCTGCGCCAACATAGGATTGCTGCTCGACTACTGTATGCGCTTTTACGAACGCCAGTTCGACACACGAAACGGAGTAAACAAAGACATCATTGTCCGCTTCGAACATCTGCTCAACGAATATTTCGAAGGAGATGCCCCGCAAAACCAAGGGTTGCCATCGGTCAAGTACTTCGCTGATAAAGTATTCCTTTCCGCTAACTATTTTGGCGATATGGTGCGCAAACAAACCGGTAAAACCGTCTCCGAATATATCCAGGATAAAATGATTGAACTGGCAAAAGAACAACTCATGTCTTCGAACAAGACTATGAGCCAAATTGCTTACGAAATCGGATTCCAGTATCCGCAGCACCTTAGCCGGATGTTCAAACGGATTGTGGGGATGACGCCGAATCAATTCCGCTTAACGGGATATTGCCGTTGATTTCATTTTGTTACGTTTCCGGCTAATCAACATCACCCCCAGCAGAATCACCAGCAAACCGGAAAGCTGAACGAAGGTAACTTGCTCATTTCCAAAAGATACTCCTAAAAGGACTGCTATAAAAGGATTGACATAAGCATGTGTACCCACTTCTGCCGCCGGGCGTACTTTCAAGAGCCAGACATACGCCGAATATGCCAGTAAAGAACCAAAAGAAATCAAATAAAGCAAGGAGAACCAGCTTGTGACCGAAACTGTACTCAAATCGGCTTCCCGAACATCTCCGTTCACAACAGCACAAATCCAGAACATCACACTGGCAAAAAGCATTTGCCACGCAGAACCTGCAAAAGCATTCACTTCTTCCTCACGGGAAGAACGGTACTTGGCATACAGTGTTCCCAAAGCCCAGGATATACATCCGAAAACAAGGAGCAAGATACCACGCTCACTTTGCGGATGCAACCATTCTGCATTGAGCTGCTCCGCATAAAGCATTACTACTCCGCCGAAGCCAATCCCTCCGCCTGCTATCGTAAGGGGATTGCGGAAATTAGTACGCCACATGGGGACATCCAAAAGTAAAATCCAAAGTGCCGTAGAAGAAGCTATAATAGCAACGAGGCTACTTGTCAGATAGCGCTGTGCCAGCATAACGACAGCCATATCTACAAACAACAGAACAATACCGCTAACGGCAGAACGCTTTACCAGGCTTTTCTTAAAGATTTGTTCTCCCCGTAAATAACAGATTCCAAGAAGTATCAGCCCTGCAGTCGTAAACCGCAGTGCTCCGAGCAGAAAAGGTGAAAAATCTTTCAAAGCCACCCCTATAAAAAAATAGGTGGAGCCCCAGACTACATAAATGAGGAAATAAGCGATGATAACACCCGGCAAATTCCTCTTTGAGGGATTCTGACTTTTCATATCACTTCTTTTTATTTGTATTTACGGGGAGTGAGAAGGGGA
This sequence is a window from Bacteroides thetaiotaomicron VPI-5482. Protein-coding genes within it:
- a CDS encoding cupin domain-containing carboxymuconolactone decarboxylase family protein; the encoded protein is MRKLFFIFVTVIGFLQIPMQSINAQSMKKEEVPQNISAFPLGKENTGFKQYFTGESWLAPLTGNKDLNVPMSNVTFEPGCRNNWHSHTGGQILIAVGGVGYYQERGKAARRLLPGDVVEIAPDIEHWHGAAPDSWFSHLAIGCNPQTNKNIWLEQVDDQQYAEATKDNGGTGLSATDPELDAIFGNFTKEVQQYGNLDTKTRLMVTLASNIASQAQTEYRMMLESALNAGITPIEIKEILYQAVAYAGMAKVMDFVGITNEALLAHGVRLPLEGQAVVSAETRFDKGLALQKSIFGERIDQMHKNAPENQKHIQRYLSANCFGDYQTRGGLDVKTRELLTFSILVSLGGCESQVKGHIQGNVNVGNNKDTLLAVVTQLLPYIGYPRTLNAIACLNEVIPEK
- a CDS encoding putative quinol monooxygenase — encoded protein: MKKLLIIFLLFAATASANVIRPVEPSAAENNMVRLSRIIIDPERLEEYNAYLKEEIEVSMRLEPGVLVLYAVAEKERPNHVTILEIYADEAAYKSHIATPHFKKYKEGTLDMVQMLELIDATPLIPGLKMK
- a CDS encoding cyclophilin-like fold protein; translation: MKKILLIPLMMLTMMPMAACDGSNADPILPEQPGQPGNSDGGDEDDSTNPTNPIPGGNGRYLVLYCSRTGSTERMAQQIQQTLDCDILEVEPQTPYESDYNGMLNRAQEELAAIRQGNYPAIKTSVEDFGNYDIVFVGYPIWYGSMATPMQTFLHNHASKLAGKRIALFASSGSSGISASVDEARTLCSGATFTETLLLTSSTLSQMGNRIRTWLETLGASRENNYPSTSTNVKITVGNRTITATMEDNAAAQDFLSRLPLEVTLNDYNNITEKIFYPSPALTTAGVPRGCAPVPGDITIYVPWNNVAIFCKSGSQSNDLIKIGRIDGNGIDALNVPGNVAVKFERQ
- a CDS encoding EamA family transporter: MKSQNPSKRNLPGVIIAYFLIYVVWGSTYFFIGVALKDFSPFLLGALRFTTAGLILLGICYLRGEQIFKKSLVKRSAVSGIVLLFVDMAVVMLAQRYLTSSLVAIIASSTALWILLLDVPMWRTNFRNPLTIAGGGIGFGGVVMLYAEQLNAEWLHPQSERGILLLVFGCISWALGTLYAKYRSSREEEVNAFAGSAWQMLFASVMFWICAVVNGDVREADLSTVSVTSWFSLLYLISFGSLLAYSAYVWLLKVRPAAEVGTHAYVNPFIAVLLGVSFGNEQVTFVQLSGLLVILLGVMLISRKRNKMKSTAISR
- a CDS encoding helix-turn-helix domain-containing protein; translated protein: MEENTKEMIVIDSVDRYNEIFGLETRHPLVSIIDLAKSTTWPTRAWFRYEVYALYLKNVKCGDIKYGRQYYDYQDGTIVCFAPGQITDLEMLPNIQPNAHGILFHPDLIRGTALGQEIKKYSFFSYETNEALHISEEERQTVMDCLQKITIELEHSIDKHSRRLICANIGLLLDYCMRFYERQFDTRNGVNKDIIVRFEHLLNEYFEGDAPQNQGLPSVKYFADKVFLSANYFGDMVRKQTGKTVSEYIQDKMIELAKEQLMSSNKTMSQIAYEIGFQYPQHLSRMFKRIVGMTPNQFRLTGYCR